From Caulobacter segnis, a single genomic window includes:
- a CDS encoding glycosyltransferase: MAREEGRLDLVSTPMGGPASIEQPATQAKGERDGAHQTLSTPQAAFVALAGLLAALGVALKPDGVVMAIHHLFFGVFLLGGLTRLAAACTPLPPISAPPLADEDLPTYTIIAPLYREAEVAAELVQNLTALDYPRDRLQALIVLEADDEATKAAVRAIALPAFVQVLIAPPGTPKTKPRACNHALERARGELVVIYDAEDMPDPGQLREAAARFAAADPRLACLQAPLRIEDPGFSLFLPSQFRLEYAAHFEVLLPALARWGLAFPLGGTSNHFKTAALRAVGGWDPYNVTEDADVGFRLAAAGHRLGVISRPTWETAPTTAGQWFPQRARWIKGHMQTLAVHARGPVPRQPRNAAALILTLAQSVASSHLHGPVMAVAIAAAAIDYLPDAAFAIPPWDLMLYTLGWSAAALAGARGVMRAGGKPRFLHLFGMVGYWLLQSAAATTALHQFVTAPHRWDKTRHVPRSGPSGG, translated from the coding sequence ATGGCGCGCGAGGAAGGACGGCTGGACCTGGTGTCCACGCCGATGGGCGGACCTGCGTCCATCGAACAGCCGGCGACGCAGGCGAAGGGTGAGCGCGACGGCGCCCACCAGACCCTGTCGACGCCTCAAGCGGCGTTCGTCGCCTTAGCCGGCCTGCTCGCGGCGCTGGGCGTCGCGCTGAAGCCGGACGGCGTCGTCATGGCGATCCATCACCTGTTCTTCGGCGTCTTCCTGCTGGGCGGGCTCACGCGGCTCGCGGCAGCCTGCACGCCCTTGCCGCCGATCTCGGCGCCGCCGCTGGCCGATGAAGACCTGCCGACCTACACGATCATCGCCCCGCTCTATCGCGAGGCCGAGGTCGCGGCCGAGCTCGTCCAGAACCTGACGGCCCTGGACTATCCGCGCGACCGGCTGCAAGCCTTGATCGTGCTGGAGGCCGATGACGAGGCCACCAAGGCGGCGGTGCGGGCCATCGCCCTGCCCGCCTTCGTCCAGGTGTTGATCGCCCCGCCGGGAACGCCCAAGACCAAGCCCCGCGCCTGCAACCACGCGCTGGAGCGAGCGCGGGGCGAGTTGGTGGTGATCTACGACGCCGAGGACATGCCCGATCCCGGACAGCTTCGCGAAGCGGCGGCGCGGTTCGCGGCCGCCGATCCGCGCCTGGCCTGCCTGCAGGCGCCGCTGCGGATCGAGGACCCGGGGTTCTCGCTGTTCCTGCCCTCGCAGTTCCGGCTGGAATACGCCGCGCACTTCGAGGTTCTGCTGCCGGCCCTGGCGCGCTGGGGCCTGGCCTTTCCGCTGGGCGGCACCAGCAACCACTTCAAGACCGCGGCCCTGCGCGCGGTTGGCGGCTGGGATCCCTACAATGTCACCGAGGACGCCGATGTCGGCTTTCGCCTGGCCGCCGCCGGTCATCGGCTGGGCGTGATCAGCCGGCCCACCTGGGAGACCGCCCCCACCACAGCCGGCCAGTGGTTCCCGCAGCGCGCCCGCTGGATCAAGGGCCACATGCAGACCCTGGCGGTGCATGCGCGCGGTCCGGTCCCGCGCCAGCCGCGCAACGCCGCGGCCCTGATCCTGACCCTGGCCCAGTCGGTGGCCTCCTCGCACCTGCACGGCCCCGTGATGGCCGTGGCGATCGCGGCGGCGGCGATCGACTACCTGCCCGACGCGGCGTTCGCCATCCCGCCCTGGGACCTGATGCTCTATACCCTGGGCTGGAGCGCGGCGGCCCTGGCCGGGGCGCGCGGCGTGATGCGGGCCGGCGGCAAACCCAGGTTCCTGCACCTGTTCGGCATGGTCGGCTACTGGCTGCTGCAGAGCGCCGCGGCGACCACGGCGCTGCACCAGTTCGTCACCGCCCCGCATCGCTGGGACAAGACACGACATGTCCCACGCTCTGGACCTTCGGGGGGCTAA
- a CDS encoding class I SAM-dependent methyltransferase has protein sequence MAPKIAPAPIVMRTTGWADYALLDSGHGKKLERYGRYTVVRPEPQCFWAPRLDQKVWDNADAVFDPTDEDEAGRWRFKGKPIEKFDLGWGEARFHGQFTPFRHLAFFPEQAANWAWQDERVRALRQGSGPQPKILNLFGYTGVASLVCAAAGAAVTHVDASKKSVGFARENAAFAGLADKPIRWIVEDARKFVAREVRRGNKYDGIILDPPKFGRGADGEVWRLFEDLAALTKDCAALLGDDAAFLLMNAYAARVSGAAMSGLLAQELQGRGGVIDWGELSLVEEKGDRQIGLSFFARWSSEG, from the coding sequence ATGGCTCCGAAGATCGCTCCTGCCCCCATCGTCATGCGCACCACCGGCTGGGCGGACTACGCCTTGCTGGACAGCGGCCATGGCAAGAAGCTGGAACGCTACGGCCGCTACACCGTCGTACGCCCCGAACCGCAGTGCTTCTGGGCCCCGCGCCTGGACCAGAAGGTCTGGGACAACGCCGACGCGGTCTTCGATCCCACCGACGAGGACGAGGCCGGCCGCTGGCGTTTCAAGGGCAAGCCGATCGAGAAGTTCGACCTGGGCTGGGGCGAGGCCAGGTTCCACGGCCAGTTCACGCCCTTCCGGCATCTGGCCTTCTTTCCCGAGCAGGCCGCCAACTGGGCCTGGCAGGACGAGCGGGTGCGCGCGCTGCGTCAGGGTTCCGGACCTCAGCCCAAGATCTTGAATCTGTTCGGCTATACCGGCGTGGCCTCACTGGTCTGCGCCGCCGCAGGCGCGGCCGTCACCCACGTGGACGCTTCCAAGAAGTCGGTCGGCTTCGCGCGTGAGAACGCCGCCTTTGCGGGCCTGGCCGACAAGCCGATCCGCTGGATCGTCGAGGACGCCCGCAAGTTCGTGGCCCGCGAGGTCCGACGGGGCAACAAATACGACGGCATCATCCTGGACCCGCCGAAGTTCGGCCGCGGCGCCGACGGCGAGGTCTGGCGCCTGTTCGAGGACCTGGCGGCCCTGACCAAGGACTGCGCCGCCCTGCTCGGCGACGACGCCGCGTTCCTGTTGATGAACGCCTATGCCGCCCGCGTCTCGGGCGCGGCGATGTCGGGGCTGCTGGCCCAGGAGCTGCAGGGGCGCGGCGGCGTCATCGACTGGGGCGAGCTGTCCCTGGTCGAGGAGAAGGGCGACCGCCAGATCGGCCTGTCGTTCTTCGCCCGCTGGTCGTCTGAAGGGTAA
- a CDS encoding TrmH family RNA methyltransferase has protein sequence MNTKTVTSLTNGTVKAVRALHMRKEREESGLFLAEGLKIVIEAIDCGHAPKIVMYGPDAADHPMLKKAVAACVKAGGEVIEVNREILEKVSRRDNPQAVVAVFKQVFTPLSAIAPESAPCWVAMQAVRDPGNLGTVIRTADAAGCGGVILVGDCVDPYSVEGVRATMGSIFAVKIAKATVQEFLAWRETWPGSVVGTLLTATVDHKSADYVKPSLILMGNEQQGLPPELAAACDVNVKIPMRGRADSLNLSVATGIMIYTVTG, from the coding sequence ATGAACACCAAGACCGTCACCTCCCTGACCAACGGCACCGTCAAGGCCGTCCGCGCCCTGCACATGCGCAAGGAGCGGGAAGAGAGCGGCCTGTTCCTGGCCGAGGGCCTGAAGATCGTCATCGAGGCGATCGACTGCGGCCATGCGCCGAAGATCGTCATGTACGGCCCCGACGCGGCCGACCATCCGATGCTGAAGAAGGCCGTCGCCGCATGCGTGAAGGCCGGCGGCGAGGTCATCGAGGTCAATCGCGAGATCCTGGAAAAAGTCTCGCGCCGCGACAATCCCCAAGCCGTCGTGGCCGTCTTCAAGCAGGTGTTCACGCCGCTGTCGGCCATCGCGCCCGAGAGCGCCCCGTGCTGGGTGGCCATGCAGGCCGTCCGCGACCCGGGCAACCTGGGCACCGTGATCCGCACCGCCGACGCGGCCGGCTGCGGCGGGGTGATCCTGGTCGGTGACTGCGTCGATCCCTATTCGGTCGAGGGCGTGCGGGCGACCATGGGCTCGATCTTCGCGGTGAAGATCGCCAAGGCCACGGTGCAGGAATTCCTGGCCTGGCGCGAGACCTGGCCCGGCAGCGTGGTCGGCACGCTGCTGACCGCCACGGTCGACCACAAGAGCGCCGACTACGTGAAGCCGTCGCTGATCCTGATGGGCAACGAACAGCAGGGCCTGCCGCCCGAACTGGCCGCCGCCTGCGACGTCAACGTCAAGATCCCGATGCGCGGCCGCGCCGACAGCCTGAACCTGTCGGTGGCGACGGGGATCATGATCTACACGGTGACGGGGTAG
- the hrpB gene encoding ATP-dependent helicase HrpB has protein sequence MLPIFEALPALKGALRDRETAVLVAPPGAGKTTAVPLALLEEPWVEGRKIIVLEPRRLAARAAASRMAATLSESVGETVGFRVRLQSKVSAKTRIEVVTEGVFTRMILDDPGLDGVAAVLFDEFHERSLDADLGLAFARDVQSVLRDDLRLLVMSATLDGARISSLLADAPIVESQGRMFPVDTRYLGRDERQRLEERVGRAVERALAEEGGSVLVFLPGQGEIRRAESWLNDRLRRPDVEIAPLYGALEPAAQDRAISPAPAGRRKVVLATSIAETSLTIEGVRVVIDAGLARVPRYDPASGITRLETVRVSRAAADQRRGRAGRTEPGVCYRLWDEPETRALPAFARPEILEADLSRLALDLARWGARDPLGLTFLDPPPAAAFAEARTLLSRIQALDGQGDLTPHGKALAEMPLPPRLAHMVVRAAASGQAREAAEIAAVLTEQGLGGKDVDLRRRLENLHRDRSPRARDAMALVERWSRAAGRPSKAPELEIGLMLAEAYPERVAKARGKPGEFQLAGGRGVYLEPTDPLAREAWLAVGELGGGEARDRILLAAAVDEIDLREAFADRLVAEDRLETAGGKVRAKRLLRLGRLVLEERLIDNPDPTLIAGALMEQVRTDGLSALRLGERAKGFLDRVAFLRDVDGEAWPDLSEAALIARLDEWLAPLLAGRSSLSSLDEGTLHDALKILVPWDLQRRMDALLPARFEAPTGSTFAIDYAAEGGPRVEVRVGELYGLSEHPCVAGGKVPLTLALLSPAHRPIQITRDLPGFWKGSWRDVKIEMKGRYPRHVWPDDPANALPVTRAKPRGT, from the coding sequence ATGTTGCCCATTTTCGAGGCCCTTCCCGCGCTGAAAGGCGCCCTGCGCGACCGGGAGACCGCCGTTCTCGTCGCGCCGCCGGGCGCGGGCAAGACGACGGCCGTTCCCTTGGCCCTGCTTGAGGAGCCGTGGGTCGAGGGCCGCAAGATCATCGTCCTGGAGCCACGCCGCCTGGCCGCCCGCGCCGCCGCCTCGCGCATGGCCGCCACCTTGAGCGAATCCGTCGGCGAGACCGTCGGCTTCCGCGTGCGCCTGCAGTCCAAGGTTTCGGCCAAGACACGCATCGAGGTGGTCACCGAAGGCGTCTTCACACGGATGATTCTCGACGATCCGGGCCTGGACGGCGTCGCCGCCGTGCTGTTCGACGAGTTTCACGAGCGCAGCCTGGACGCGGACCTCGGCCTGGCCTTCGCGCGCGACGTCCAGAGCGTGCTGCGCGACGACCTGCGGTTGCTGGTGATGTCGGCGACCCTGGATGGGGCCCGGATCTCTTCGCTGCTGGCCGACGCCCCGATCGTCGAGAGCCAGGGCCGCATGTTCCCGGTCGACACCCGCTATCTGGGCCGCGACGAGCGCCAGCGTCTGGAAGAGCGCGTGGGCCGCGCCGTCGAGCGGGCCCTGGCGGAGGAGGGCGGTTCGGTCCTGGTCTTCCTGCCCGGCCAGGGCGAGATCCGCCGGGCCGAGAGCTGGCTGAACGACCGTCTGCGCCGGCCGGACGTCGAGATCGCGCCGCTGTATGGCGCGCTGGAGCCCGCCGCCCAGGACCGCGCCATCTCTCCCGCGCCCGCCGGTCGCCGCAAGGTGGTGCTGGCCACCTCGATCGCCGAGACGAGCCTGACCATCGAGGGCGTGCGCGTGGTGATCGACGCCGGCCTGGCCCGCGTGCCGCGCTACGACCCGGCCTCGGGCATCACTCGGCTGGAGACCGTCCGCGTCAGCCGCGCCGCCGCCGACCAGCGCCGAGGCCGCGCCGGCCGCACCGAGCCTGGCGTCTGCTACCGCCTGTGGGACGAGCCCGAGACCCGCGCGCTGCCCGCCTTCGCCCGGCCGGAGATCCTGGAGGCCGACCTCTCGCGCCTGGCCCTGGATCTGGCCCGTTGGGGGGCGCGCGATCCCTTGGGCTTGACCTTCCTGGACCCGCCGCCAGCGGCCGCCTTCGCCGAGGCGCGGACCCTACTGAGCCGCATCCAGGCGCTGGACGGGCAGGGCGACCTGACCCCGCACGGCAAGGCCTTGGCCGAGATGCCGCTGCCGCCGCGTCTGGCCCATATGGTCGTGCGCGCCGCCGCCTCGGGCCAGGCCCGGGAGGCCGCCGAGATCGCCGCCGTGCTGACCGAGCAGGGGCTGGGCGGCAAGGATGTCGACCTTCGTCGGCGGCTTGAAAACCTGCACCGCGACCGCTCACCGCGCGCCCGCGACGCCATGGCCCTGGTCGAGCGCTGGAGCCGCGCGGCCGGCAGGCCGTCCAAGGCGCCGGAACTGGAGATTGGCCTGATGCTGGCCGAGGCCTATCCCGAGCGGGTGGCCAAGGCGCGCGGCAAGCCGGGCGAGTTCCAGCTGGCCGGCGGCCGAGGCGTCTATCTGGAACCGACCGATCCCCTGGCGCGCGAGGCCTGGCTGGCTGTCGGCGAACTGGGCGGTGGTGAGGCCCGCGATCGCATCCTGCTGGCCGCCGCCGTCGACGAGATCGACCTGCGCGAGGCCTTCGCCGACCGTCTGGTGGCCGAGGACCGCCTGGAGACCGCCGGCGGCAAGGTCCGCGCCAAGCGCCTGTTGCGCCTGGGGCGGTTGGTGCTGGAAGAGCGGCTGATCGACAATCCCGACCCGACCCTGATCGCCGGCGCCCTGATGGAGCAGGTGCGGACCGACGGCCTGTCGGCCTTGCGTCTGGGAGAGCGGGCCAAGGGCTTCCTCGACCGCGTGGCCTTCCTGCGCGACGTCGATGGCGAGGCTTGGCCGGACCTGTCGGAAGCCGCCCTGATCGCGCGCCTGGACGAATGGCTGGCGCCGCTGCTGGCCGGCCGCTCGTCGCTGTCCAGCCTGGACGAGGGGACGCTGCACGACGCGCTGAAGATCTTGGTCCCATGGGATCTGCAGCGCCGGATGGACGCGCTGCTGCCGGCCCGCTTCGAGGCTCCCACGGGCTCGACCTTCGCCATCGACTACGCGGCCGAGGGCGGTCCCCGCGTCGAGGTGCGGGTCGGCGAGCTCTACGGCCTGTCCGAACATCCCTGCGTCGCCGGGGGCAAGGTCCCGCTGACCCTGGCCCTGCTGTCGCCCGCCCACCGCCCGATCCAGATCACCAGGGACCTGCCCGGCTTCTGGAAGGGCTCGTGGCGCGACGTGAAGATCGAAATGAAGGGCCGCTATCCCAGGCACGTCTGGCCGGACGACCCGGCGAACGCGCTGCCGGTGACGCGGGCGAAGCCGCGGGGGACATAG
- a CDS encoding amino acid permease, whose protein sequence is MWRVKSLDAILATAEKKSLHRSLGAFQLTMLGIGGIIGTGIFVLTAEAAQKAGPGMMLAFVIAGVVCAVAALCYAELASMVPVAGSAYTYSYAVLGEFVAWLVGWALILEYAVAASAVAVGWSGYVVGLIEHSLHVTLPVALTSGPYIAGGIVNLPAIIISLAVTGLLILGTTESATVNAVLVTIKVAALVAFIALALPVINDKNFHPFAPLGTPGVIGAAASIFFAYVGFDAVSTAAEETKNPQRNIPIGLIGSLVICTIFYLLVAAGAIGAYGAQPVFGPAGEILAPGSKALADQCSTLSAAGDMPLVCSREALAHVLRQIGHPAVGNMLGIAAGIALPSVILMMIYGQTRIFFVMSRDGLLPGVLSKVHPKFKTPHIVTMITGVGVTLAAAFLPVGKLADISNSGTLFAFLMVAIAVMILRVKQPNRPRPFRTPLVWIIAPIAAAGTIVLFMFLPHDAKVLFPIWSAIGLVVYFSFGFWNSGVRKGVDEVPELDPNAPATGVPPMPGAPAPGSKEERS, encoded by the coding sequence ATGTGGCGCGTAAAATCGCTTGATGCGATCCTAGCGACGGCTGAGAAAAAATCCCTTCACCGTTCGCTCGGCGCCTTCCAGCTGACCATGCTGGGCATCGGCGGGATCATCGGCACCGGTATCTTCGTTCTGACGGCCGAGGCGGCCCAGAAGGCCGGTCCGGGCATGATGCTGGCCTTCGTCATCGCCGGTGTCGTCTGCGCCGTGGCCGCCCTGTGCTACGCCGAACTGGCCTCGATGGTTCCCGTCGCCGGTTCCGCCTACACCTACTCTTACGCCGTGCTGGGCGAATTCGTCGCTTGGCTGGTCGGCTGGGCCCTGATCTTGGAATACGCGGTGGCCGCCTCGGCCGTGGCCGTGGGCTGGTCGGGCTATGTCGTCGGCCTGATCGAGCACTCGCTGCATGTCACCCTGCCGGTGGCCCTGACCTCGGGCCCCTACATCGCGGGCGGCATCGTCAACCTTCCGGCCATCATCATCTCGCTGGCCGTCACCGGCCTGCTGATCCTGGGCACCACCGAGAGCGCCACCGTCAACGCCGTGCTCGTGACCATCAAGGTCGCGGCCCTGGTCGCCTTCATCGCCCTGGCCCTGCCGGTCATCAACGACAAGAACTTCCACCCCTTCGCGCCGCTGGGCACGCCGGGCGTGATCGGCGCCGCCGCCTCGATCTTCTTCGCCTATGTCGGCTTCGACGCCGTCTCCACGGCCGCCGAGGAGACCAAGAACCCGCAGCGCAACATCCCGATCGGCCTGATCGGCTCGCTGGTCATCTGCACCATCTTCTACCTGCTGGTCGCCGCCGGCGCGATCGGCGCCTATGGCGCGCAACCGGTCTTCGGCCCGGCGGGCGAGATCCTGGCGCCCGGCTCCAAGGCCCTGGCCGACCAGTGCTCCACCCTCAGCGCCGCCGGTGACATGCCGCTGGTCTGCTCGCGTGAGGCCCTGGCCCACGTCCTGCGCCAGATCGGCCACCCGGCCGTCGGTAACATGCTCGGCATCGCCGCCGGCATCGCCCTGCCCTCGGTCATACTGATGATGATCTACGGCCAGACCCGCATCTTCTTCGTGATGTCGCGCGACGGCCTGCTGCCGGGCGTCCTCTCGAAGGTCCACCCGAAGTTCAAGACGCCGCACATCGTGACCATGATCACGGGCGTGGGCGTCACCCTGGCCGCCGCCTTCCTACCGGTGGGCAAGCTGGCCGACATCTCTAACTCGGGCACCCTGTTCGCCTTCCTGATGGTGGCGATCGCGGTGATGATCCTGCGCGTCAAGCAGCCGAACCGTCCCCGTCCGTTCAGGACGCCGCTGGTCTGGATCATCGCGCCGATCGCGGCCGCCGGCACGATCGTGCTGTTCATGTTCCTGCCGCATGACGCCAAGGTGCTGTTCCCGATCTGGTCGGCGATCGGCCTGGTCGTCTACTTCTCGTTCGGCTTCTGGAACTCGGGCGTCCGCAAGGGCGTGGACGAGGTCCCCGAGCTCGACCCGAACGCGCCGGCCACCGGTGTTCCGCCGATGCCGGGTGCCCCGGCGCCGGGCTCCAAGGAAGAGCGTTCTTGA
- a CDS encoding MBL fold metallo-hydrolase has product MTQAPSPMPIAAVIAPVTPLQQNCTIVWCTKTMKAAIIDPGGEVDRLLKAIADKGLTLEKIWITHGHMDHAGGAAELKVRTGVPIEGPHEDDQFWIDRIQQSGEQYGMPEARIFVTDRWLKDGDKVTLGETEFEVFHCPGHTPGHVVFFHRETKFAQVGDVLFQGSIGRTDFPLGNHQDLIDSITQKLWPLGEDVRFVPGHGAMSTFGAERRSNPFVGDRVVAAMQAQGSAYQAPKNHSPG; this is encoded by the coding sequence ATGACCCAAGCCCCCTCGCCGATGCCCATCGCCGCCGTGATCGCACCGGTCACCCCGCTGCAGCAGAACTGCACGATCGTCTGGTGCACCAAGACGATGAAGGCCGCGATCATCGATCCGGGCGGCGAGGTCGACCGCCTGCTCAAGGCCATCGCCGACAAGGGCCTGACGCTGGAGAAGATCTGGATCACCCATGGCCACATGGACCACGCCGGCGGCGCGGCCGAGCTGAAGGTCCGCACCGGCGTCCCGATCGAGGGCCCGCACGAGGACGACCAGTTCTGGATCGACCGCATCCAGCAGAGCGGCGAGCAGTACGGCATGCCCGAGGCCCGGATCTTCGTCACCGACCGCTGGCTGAAGGACGGCGACAAGGTCACCCTGGGCGAGACCGAATTCGAAGTGTTCCACTGCCCCGGCCACACGCCCGGCCACGTGGTGTTCTTCCATCGCGAGACCAAGTTCGCCCAGGTCGGCGACGTGCTGTTCCAGGGCTCAATCGGACGGACCGACTTCCCGCTGGGCAACCACCAGGACCTGATCGACTCGATCACCCAGAAGCTTTGGCCCCTGGGCGAGGACGTGCGCTTCGTGCCCGGCCACGGCGCGATGTCGACCTTCGGGGCCGAGCGGCGGAGCAATCCGTTCGTGGGGGACCGCGTGGTCGCGGCGATGCAGGCCCAGGGTTCGGCCTATCAGGCGCCGAAGAACCACTCGCCGGGCTGA
- a CDS encoding response regulator, with protein sequence MENVQNTVPGTTAQGDLDTPRGAAPRILIVDDDPGIRDVVSDFLTRHGYAVETAQDARTMEQVLARGPIDLIVLDVMLPGEDGLAICRRLSAASDGPAIIMLSAMGEETDRIVGLELGADDYLPKPCNPRELLARVRAVLRRRQEPRAVDDAMGAACEFAGWRLDLVRRELRSPQSVVVNLSSGEFSLLRAFVERPQRVLTRDQLLDLARGRDSDAYDRAIDVQISRLRRKLDDGGGSELIRTIRSEGYMFTAKVVRTP encoded by the coding sequence ATGGAAAATGTCCAGAACACCGTCCCAGGGACCACGGCCCAAGGCGACCTCGACACCCCGCGCGGCGCGGCTCCGCGTATCCTGATCGTCGATGACGATCCGGGCATCCGCGACGTCGTCTCCGACTTCCTCACGCGCCACGGCTACGCGGTGGAGACCGCCCAGGACGCCCGCACCATGGAGCAGGTCCTGGCGCGCGGCCCGATCGACCTGATCGTGCTGGACGTCATGCTGCCCGGCGAGGACGGCCTGGCCATCTGCCGCCGCCTGTCCGCCGCCAGCGACGGTCCGGCGATCATCATGCTCTCGGCCATGGGCGAGGAAACCGACCGCATCGTCGGCCTGGAGCTGGGCGCCGACGACTACCTGCCCAAGCCCTGCAATCCCCGCGAGCTGCTGGCCCGCGTCCGCGCCGTGCTGCGCCGCCGCCAGGAGCCCCGCGCCGTCGACGACGCCATGGGCGCGGCCTGCGAGTTCGCCGGCTGGCGCCTGGACTTGGTGCGCCGCGAACTGCGCTCGCCCCAGTCGGTGGTCGTCAATCTGTCCAGCGGCGAGTTCTCGTTGCTGCGCGCCTTCGTCGAGCGCCCGCAGCGGGTGCTGACCCGCGACCAGCTGCTGGACCTGGCCCGCGGTCGCGACAGCGACGCCTACGACCGCGCCATAGACGTCCAGATCAGCCGCCTGCGCCGCAAGCTGGACGATGGCGGCGGCAGCGAGCTGATCCGCACGATCCGCAGCGAAGGCTACATGTTCACCGCCAAGGTCGTCCGCACCCCATGA
- a CDS encoding ATP-binding protein, which produces MTPFRRGAPLFVQALGLVIVTLVAAQLISIAVIFNLPPPPPEFYRASEIARAIKSGQPVQPRDGRLLVVKRHGSVRAIGPDSPRRTDFKSEISRAIDVPIGRVELQIDNGPRFFVRRTPVTPPKARDDGPRTGPPREPFARGPGGPDGPPRGKDEPLIFGDFKLGVRQSDGHWLVVEPKPTFRFDSWQQRVLLILLLSVAAVTPLAWLFARRLAQPITAFADAAERLGKDPRTPPLNISGSGEVVAAATAFNNMQERLRRYVEDRTAMVGAIAHDLRTPLTRLKFRIEATPDDVRAKLAADIDQMEAMISATLGFVRDTSRPAERTRLELSSLLESVMDEAAETGRDATVEQAEKVIIEGDPIGLKRMVSNLVENALKYGGAARGRVYAEDGMAIVEIDDNGPGVSTGELERVFEPFYRGEPSRNRETGGIGLGLAVVRSLARAHGGDVTLHNLPSGGLRACVRLPA; this is translated from the coding sequence ATGACTCCGTTCCGGCGCGGCGCGCCGCTGTTCGTCCAGGCGCTGGGCCTCGTCATCGTCACCCTGGTGGCGGCCCAGCTGATCTCGATCGCGGTCATCTTCAACCTGCCGCCGCCGCCGCCCGAATTCTATCGCGCCAGCGAGATCGCGCGGGCCATCAAGTCGGGCCAGCCGGTGCAGCCGCGCGACGGTCGCCTGCTGGTGGTCAAGCGCCACGGCTCGGTCCGCGCCATCGGTCCCGACAGTCCGCGCCGGACGGATTTCAAGAGCGAGATCAGCCGGGCGATCGACGTCCCCATCGGCCGGGTGGAGCTGCAGATCGACAACGGTCCGCGCTTCTTCGTCCGCCGGACGCCAGTGACGCCGCCGAAAGCGCGCGACGATGGCCCGCGCACCGGGCCGCCGCGCGAACCCTTCGCCCGGGGTCCTGGCGGCCCCGACGGTCCGCCCCGGGGCAAGGACGAGCCGCTGATCTTCGGCGACTTCAAGCTGGGCGTACGCCAGAGCGACGGCCACTGGCTGGTGGTCGAGCCCAAGCCGACCTTCCGCTTCGACAGCTGGCAACAGCGCGTCCTGCTGATCCTCTTGCTTTCGGTCGCCGCCGTCACGCCGCTGGCGTGGCTGTTCGCCCGCCGCCTGGCCCAGCCGATCACGGCCTTCGCCGACGCCGCCGAGCGGCTGGGCAAGGATCCGCGCACGCCGCCGCTGAACATCTCGGGGTCCGGCGAGGTGGTGGCCGCCGCCACCGCCTTCAACAACATGCAGGAACGCCTGCGCCGCTACGTCGAGGACCGCACGGCCATGGTCGGGGCCATCGCCCATGACCTGCGCACGCCGCTGACCCGCCTGAAGTTCCGCATCGAGGCCACGCCCGACGACGTTCGCGCCAAGCTGGCCGCCGACATCGACCAGATGGAGGCGATGATCTCGGCGACCCTGGGTTTCGTGCGCGACACCAGCCGCCCGGCCGAACGCACCCGGCTGGAGCTGTCCTCTCTGCTGGAAAGCGTGATGGACGAAGCGGCGGAAACCGGTCGCGACGCCACCGTCGAACAGGCCGAGAAGGTGATCATCGAGGGCGACCCCATCGGCCTGAAGCGCATGGTCTCCAACCTGGTCGAAAACGCCCTGAAGTACGGCGGCGCGGCGCGTGGCCGGGTCTATGCCGAGGACGGCATGGCGATCGTCGAGATCGACGACAATGGTCCGGGCGTATCCACGGGGGAATTGGAGCGGGTGTTCGAGCCGTTCTATCGCGGCGAGCCCTCGCGCAACCGCGAGACGGGCGGCATCGGCCTGGGCCTGGCGGTCGTCCGCTCGCTGGCCCGCGCCCACGGCGGCGACGTCACGCTGCACAATCTCCCCAGCGGCGGCCTGCGCGCCTGCGTTCGGCTTCCGGCCTGA
- a CDS encoding DUF1345 domain-containing protein gives MTRKTKQMVDRAASHWRLAAGLAAGIIAWIAAKCLGAPRGAHLLLGWDCAASVYLLTTWRLFLKADEAEVRSRAAREDEGVPVLLLIVLAAILASLAAVVDAMIFARSASSQAKAFIAVCAGVTLVLSWLVLQSVFVLHYAHRHFGDGKRKGGIQFPGEQPNSYMDFAYLAFSVGATFQVSDNSILTSKLRRLVTAHAATAYFYNTAILALGINIIASLVGG, from the coding sequence ATGACCCGTAAGACCAAGCAGATGGTCGATCGCGCCGCTTCGCATTGGCGTCTGGCGGCCGGTTTGGCGGCTGGGATCATCGCCTGGATCGCGGCGAAATGTTTGGGCGCGCCGCGTGGCGCGCACCTGTTGCTGGGCTGGGACTGCGCCGCGAGTGTCTATTTGCTGACCACGTGGCGGCTATTCTTGAAGGCCGACGAGGCCGAGGTCCGTTCGCGCGCCGCGCGGGAGGACGAGGGCGTGCCCGTTTTGCTGCTGATCGTGCTGGCCGCCATCCTCGCCAGTTTGGCGGCGGTGGTCGACGCCATGATCTTCGCGCGCAGCGCCAGCAGCCAGGCCAAGGCCTTCATCGCCGTCTGCGCCGGGGTGACCCTGGTGCTGTCGTGGCTGGTGCTGCAGTCAGTGTTCGTCCTGCACTACGCCCATCGCCACTTTGGCGACGGCAAGAGGAAGGGCGGCATCCAGTTTCCCGGCGAGCAGCCCAACAGCTACATGGACTTCGCCTATCTGGCGTTCAGCGTGGGGGCGACTTTCCAGGTCTCCGACAACAGCATCCTGACGTCCAAGCTGCGCCGACTGGTCACCGCCCATGCGGCCACGGCCTATTTCTACAACACCGCCATCCTGGCGCTGGGCATCAACATCATCGCCAGCCTGGTCGGCGGCTAG